ATCACCCGCAGTGGATCGCGCGCCGCGAAGGGAATGGCGCCCTCGGTGATGAACGACAGGCCCAGCACCCCGGCGGCCTTGCCCGCCTCGTGTTCGTCGCGGGTGAAACGGTTTTTGAACAGCAGGGTGCCGAAGAACAGCGCCAGCGGCGGCGTCATGCCCGCGGCCATCGCGGCGGCGATAGGGCCGTAGACGTTGGAGCCCAGCAGCCCCACCGAGAAGGTGTAGGCCGCCTTGTTGATGGGGCCGCCCATGTCAAAGGCCATCATCAGGCCCAGCACCGCGCCCAGCGCACCGGCCGAGGCGTCGCCCAGCCCCTGCAGCCAGGTGGTGGCGGCGGTCAGCGCGGCGGCCACCGGGCGCCCCACCACGTAGACCATCGCCAGCCCCGTGATGGCGGTGCCCAGCAGCGGCAGGATCAGCGTGGGCTTGAGGCCCTCGAGGGTGCGCGGCAGCCGGATGCCCCGGTTGAGCCACAGCGTCACGTAGCCGGCCAGAAAGCCCGCGAGCAGGCCGCCCAGAAAGCCGCTGCCGCCCCCCAGCGCCAGCAGGCCGCCGATCATGCCGGGAGCGAGGCCGGGGCGGTCCGCGATGGAAAAGGCGATGTAGCCGGCCAGCACCGGCACGAACAGCCCGAAGGCCCCGGTGCCGCCGCCGATCTGGCTCAGCGCCGCGCCGAAGCTGCCGGGCGGCGGGTTGATGCCCCCGAAGGCGAAAGACAGCGCGATCAGCAACCCGCCCGCCACCACGAACGGCAGCATGTGCGACACGCCGGTCATCAGGTGCTTGTAGGCGCTGGGCACGCCCGCGTTCTTGGCGGCCTTGGCGGCCCCCGCCTGCGCGACAAAGTCGCCGCCGCCCCCGGCGCTCACCCCCGCCGCGCCGTAGGGGACAGCCTCGGCCAGCGCCCGCTGCACCAGCGCCTGTCCGCCCGAGATGGCGGGCTTGGTGCCGGTCTGGTAGACCCGCTTGCCCCCGAAACGCGCGAGGTCCACGTTGGTGTCCGCCGCGATGATCACCACGTCGGCGTCGGCGATGTCCTGCGCCGTGAGCGGATTGCCCGCGCCGACGCTGCCCTGCGTCTCGATCTTGACGCGGTGGCC
This Deinococcus radiopugnans ATCC 19172 DNA region includes the following protein-coding sequences:
- a CDS encoding PTS fructose-like transporter subunit IIB, whose amino-acid sequence is MAKLVAVTACPTGIAQTLMAAETLRRAAQTAGHALRAETQGGGRVQDPLSAAEIAAADAVILASTAQLDEARFAGKRIVRVRTGEAIQDAAGVIAQAASTGDAPAPVSAAPTAAPSAARPLSIVGITSCPTGIAHTFMAAEGLENGAKALGHRVKIETQGSVGAGNPLTAQDIADADVVIIAADTNVDLARFGGKRVYQTGTKPAISGGQALVQRALAEAVPYGAAGVSAGGGGDFVAQAGAAKAAKNAGVPSAYKHLMTGVSHMLPFVVAGGLLIALSFAFGGINPPPGSFGAALSQIGGGTGAFGLFVPVLAGYIAFSIADRPGLAPGMIGGLLALGGGSGFLGGLLAGFLAGYVTLWLNRGIRLPRTLEGLKPTLILPLLGTAITGLAMVYVVGRPVAAALTAATTWLQGLGDASAGALGAVLGLMMAFDMGGPINKAAYTFSVGLLGSNVYGPIAAAMAAGMTPPLALFFGTLLFKNRFTRDEHEAGKAAGVLGLSFITEGAIPFAARDPLRVIPSLMAGSAVAGAISMAAGCLLRAPHGGIFVLFIPNAVVNLPMYVVAIVTGTVVSTVLLGVLKKPVLETPAIVSTEVTGAAKVAAD